The Callospermophilus lateralis isolate mCalLat2 chromosome 20, mCalLat2.hap1, whole genome shotgun sequence genome includes the window tatacctttagtcctttttattttgaaacagggtcttgctgagttgcttgggaccttgctaagttgttcaggctggccttgaacttccaatccttttgcctcagcctctgcagtTCCTgtaattacaggtatgcactaccATGCCAGGCTGAGTGCATGAATTTTATATATCATACTCAAATTTTGTAACGGGGTCATATAAGATAAATTATTATTCAGTTGGGTGTGGTAGTGCacgtctgtaattccagtgactgaggaggctgaggcaggaggattggaagttcatgaccaacctcagcaagaccctaagcaacttaacaagcactctctcaaaataaaagggctgaggatgtagttcagtggtaaagcattcctgagttcaatccccagtacctatgatggtggaatgtgatgatcattattatccaaagtacatgtatgaagacacgaattggtgtgaatatactgtgtatataaccagagatatgaaaaattgtactgtgtgtaataagaattgtaatgcattctgctgtcatatataagttaaaaataaataaaatgaaaagaaaaacaaaaagatttcagaaaacagaaacatTTTAATTTCATCATATAAACTACTACCACTTTATTGTAATTTTCTCCAGCTCTTAAACCcatgtaataataaaaaagagcCAGTatcaaacttctttttttttaaattttttttattggttgttcaaaacattacaaagctcttgacatatcatatttcatacattagactcaagtgggttatgcactcccatttttatcccaattaCAGACtgcagtagaggataggaaaggtagcagaatacaacagttactcatagggcattatgtaaaaatgtggatgtgtaaccaatgtgattctgcaatcagtATCAAACTTCTAAAttcataaatatgtaaatataaatgtaatatgaattgtcaaAAATTGCAAAATATTTCTCAGCCTCCTCATGCGACTGTAATGAATACTTTGCTAGTTTGTGAAGACCTTTGAAATTACAAACTGGAAGAGGAAGAAAAGCAAGAAAAATGATACCCTACACTATAAGAAAAACAGACACAATTATTCAAGGATCAAGTGTATACCTGCTAAGAAAATGGATCTAAGTTAATGGACTTACTTCTTTTCTCATCAAACCAAGCACGTCTGTTCTTCCCGTTCTGTCTGCACCCAAAGCAGTGTCCAACTCTGATAGCAAATGGCCCAGTCCCCAAACATCACCCAGCATTAGGCAcagttatgttttattttgtgacaagCAGGTGGAGAAGCATAAAGTGTGTTAATACTGAGCAAACATTCAGAGTTACAGACTACCAGTTTCCAAGTGAAAGGGACCCATGTGGGACattatcctcctcctcctcctacatacCCTCCTCTTCTTATAATAGCTTTAGAGATATAATTCACAGAACATAAAATCCACCCCTTTAAATTATCATAAGTTGTATAATTATGATCACTAAATTCTAAATCCTTCAAAGATGCTAATGTACCTATTCGAAATTAGCAGAGTCACTCCCTATATCCCCACCCCCATACCCTAGCAATCACTGGTCTCTTCTATCAATCAAATTGCCTATTCTGGGTACTTTATAAGAAAAGAATCATACTGTATATGACATTTTGTGTCTGGAATCtttcatttagaataatgttttcaatttatccataatatttcaatttaaataatgTCTCCAATTTATCCATCATGATCCATACcagtatttcattcctttttatggtcACATAATATTCCccccacattttgtttattcattcatcagttaCTGGCCGTTTGGGTATTGTTCACTTTTTTGCTATCATGAATGATATTGCTCTGAACATTCATGCACAAGTTTTTTATGTTgttgttttgtactggggattgaacccaggggcgctcaaccactgagccacatccccagccctttttgtattttatttagaaacagggtctcactgagttgcttaggaccttgctaagttgctgaggatgacattgaactcgtgatcctcctgcctcagcctcctgagccactgggtttacaggtgtgtacACCACACTTGGTCATGcagaagttttgttttgtttttaatatattttttagttgtcaatgggtgtgttattttatttatttacatgtgttgctgaggatccaacccagggcctcacacataccaggccagtgctctaccactgagccccaaccccagctccATGCACAAGTTTTTTTGTGGACATGTTTTCAGTTTTCTTGGCTGTAGATACTACAGTAGTAACTGTTTTGATAAAGGGTTGAACTGCTTTATAAAGTAGTTGTACCATTATGTAACCCCACCAGCAATATGTGAGGGTTCCAGTTTCTGCACATTCTTGTCAACAGTAGTCATTTTATTTTCAGTTAGCCTGGTGGGAGTGAAGTGTATCTGATAGTAGCTTTGATTTGTAAGATTCTTATCCCTAATAACTGATGTGCTTACTGGCTGTGTGTgcatttctttggagaaatagttATTCAATCTTGTACATTTCCTTTTATAACAGACTTTAAGGAACAGTTTCAGATTGACAGGAACACTGAGGGGATAGTTCAGAGCTCCCATATACCCAGACCCAGCTCACCCTATTTTAACATGAATTATGGCACATTCACATCCCATTCCATCTTTGTGTGCTGCGTTTGCTGTAATTATCCAGCTAATATTGATACATCATTATTAATTGAAGCCCATAGTTCATtccttgatttcacctgcacctgCATCAGCCCCAGCACCGCAGCCAGGGCACCACAGGACATTTTTGATGTCATGTCTCTTGGTTTATCTTGGCTATGGCAGTTCTCAGACCTTCCTTGTTTTtgataatgatgaattttgtaggATGCCTATTTATCAGTATTTTTCTTATGATTAGGTGGGAATAATAGGTTTTAGGGATTCGgggtttatatatgtatgtatatatttagattagttggacactatacctttactatatttatgtttatgtggtgctgaggattgaacccagtgcctcacatgtgcaaggcaagcactccaccactgagctgcagccccagcccagaagtgtattttcTAATGTTTTCTCTCAAAAATGCTGACATTTTAAAGAATATGTCAATAATGCAAATGCAGTTAGCTTGGTGTTTAGAAAAGACATGGAGTAAAAGGTCTTTGAACTTAACCTTAGGAACTGGAATTCCAGGCCTAGGAATAAACTAGTGCAGGaggacaaaaaccaaaaaaattccTTTCTACGGCTGGTAGTGTTTGTATCCACTTCTCTTGACTGGAAGATTGTCCTTTGTGAATATCCCTGGATCATAGATGGTGATATTCCCACCATATATGAGGGTGAGAGGAAGTAGGAAATAGGCAGACATTTTCTTTCTGACCATCTCCTTATTGTTTCTGAAGTACTCAGTTACGAGGagaaaggccattttggaggaAAGGTTACGAGTTGACTTATAAAAAATTGGACTGCTTCTCAGAAATCAAAGGAAGCTTTGCAGGTTGGAAAGGAAGGCTCTTAGTTTGGAGGAAGACTTTGACATTATACATTTGTAGTTGGGGGCATTTTAAGGAGATTTGCTGTCTCATTCTACGGGGAATCACTCCTGATAATGCTATGAGAGCATGTTAACTACTGGAAAAAAGCAGCTTTACTGAAATAGGATTCACATATCATTTCACTATAAGTTAAAGCACACAGCTAACATGATATTACGCAGGAATAGGGTGTTCTACCTCAGATGGATATCTGTGATTTCCCTTTTAAATTAAAGTGCAGGGCCTCCTCCTGGCAAGAGGTAGGGTTGAAATGTACCACGGAAGAAACCaagttatttattaaataatactgTAGGGCCTCAAATAATTGTCTTTCAAAATGTCTAACGTCCatagtaatttttttattatttattgttttagttgtacacaatacctttgtttatttatttttatgtggtgctgaggatcgaaccaagggccttgcacctgctaggcaagcattctaccgctgagccatatccccagcccctccatagtaattttatttttgcaatatTCTTGTTGTAAGGAAGGCAAAGATCTTTGTTTCCTCAAAAGCTTACAAGAGATGAAATCTCCAAGCCTTTTGTGGTGGTGACAAAGTTATTTTTGTGTTATTGATACATGAAGAAGGGAGGCTGACAAGCTCTAGAGTACAGCCAACTGTAGAGTGAAAATTTTACAGTGTGCTTCCTTTTCTGACTTTTAGGTATGACACGAAGTCACCTTcatggttactttttttttttgtcattggtGATTATTATTAGGGTTTAAACAGGTAATAATTAATAATGCCTTTTCCTTAATCCATGTTTAAAAACAAATGAGATACAAGATGCAGGTGTCAGAAAACAATTAGTTTTATTACTGATAAAATCTGTTGAAAAGGACCAACTTTAGATCCTAGGGCAAGGTGTGCAACCTGAATCATGATTAGGTTCTTTCGAGTGCACAATAAGAGTAGCTTAAATAAGGGAGAGACTATTTCTCACCTACAAGTCTCCAAAGGGGTCTGATCATAACCGGTGGAATTTTCTACATTACCAGACATCCATGCTCCTCTTTCATGTTGATTTGCTATTTGTGACCCTTTCCTGGGGTCATTTTGGAGTTCAGGATGGTTGCCCTGGCTCCAGTCTTCATGTATACATTCCAGCTTACAGGATGAAAGAGGGGGAAGGACAGGATATCTCCACTTAAGGACACACCATTTTTGCTTCTATCCTGTAAGCTTTAACACAATCACCTAGCCACATCTAACTAGGAAGACAAGTACTCTGGTTAGTCATGTAACTAAGTAAAAATGAGGATTCTATTATAAAAGTAGggcggggaggaggggaggatatTGGTGGACAACTTGCAGTCTCTGCCAATTCCTGAATTTAACTTACTACAGCCAAGCAGAGAACCACTGCCCTCCTGGCAAGCTGCTGGGCACTGAGCAGACCTGCCTAGAGTGGAAGCTGCTTACGGAGAGGAAAGTAGAAGTGAGTTGAGCCCCATGTGCCCACTGCCCTTGGACTCCTGCCCCTGGAGGGAAGCATTGGGTGGCAACTGCCTTCCTAATTGCTGTCCGGCTTTTCCAAGGGACAGTATAGTGAACTGTCGTAAGGCAGGAAGGCAAGGCATGACTTGGCGCCACAGTGACATGGTTTTCTCAGTTTCTCATCATGTAGCCTTTCCTTGGCTTCCCTGTCCATTAGATTCAGAAATCTTCCCGAATAGTCATAGGAGAGTTCTTCTCCTGGCCAAATGTCTTTGGCTGCAAAAAGTGCCAACTTGGGTACCATGGAGTCGATTCGGACAGGAATCATCAACAGGTTGGGCTCACAAGAATGATTCAGGAACCTTCCTGCATTCCCCACATAGGTGGGGTCAACAAAGGTCTCCATCACCTGCCCGTCACAAACGTGTTCCCTGACAGCTATGATGTAATTTGAGTCCTGTGCTGTCTGTAAGCGAACTCTCCTCTGTATTTCAGAGAATCCCAGAACCTCCCCGGCATATTCACAGACGAACCTTCCCTTTGGTATGAATTCCAGGGTGCGAAGTCCCCAGCCCTTCTTCTCCGTCTTGAACACCTGGAGGTGGAACTCCAGACCCCTCTGCACCACTCGGTTTCTGCAGTGCTCGCCACACTGGCACAGGATGTTACATTCGAAGACAGGCCGGGCATACGTGGTTTCCGATGATCCCATGTCTCTAAGGCACTGACTGCCATCGTAGTTCTCTTCATGGCGGAGACAGGAGCAAGTGCCAGGGACGCAGGGAGTGGTAACACATGTGCACCCAGGAAaggttatttcagtgggatcgaTGTCTGCTCCAGGTCCCACGACATGATCAGGAGTATACTGCAAAAAAACACTGCAAGTCGATCTGGCAggtcatgtgcacacacacactcacacacacgtcACATCAGATAGTGAAAAGCTACCTGACACGTCATATACCTATGACATCATATAGCTTTTGGCTTGGATACTTCCTCTTTCTAGCCTACATAAAATTTAGGGcagaacaaaacaaagcaaacaaaacatAATACACCAAAATACTGCCCCAAAAGCTGTCTCTCCAATTTAAAAGATATCAAGTTTTAGATTTAAATGTGTGTGGTTTTATTTTAGGATTAAGGATAACAACAAGAAAAATGTGCTTTCTCTGAATTTAATGTCTACATACATGCACTTCAGTGTTTTAGCTTAGATTTTGCTGTTACCTTTATCAGACAGTGCATGTACATATTTTTATTGTCATTTACTTCAGATCCTTTTCAGGGGTATAAATGAGAAGTCAATTGCAgacaaaatttcaaaaaatggTATTTTTCACATAGATAATAGATAAATTCATTATAAATGGAATATATATGTGAATTCTGTTCTTATTAAATGAGAAAGGGATAAAGGgataatatgaaaatatttaatacTTCTTGGTCTTTAAAAAGTACTTGTACTTTCAAAACATGTTTATAAAATGTTATGGAGAAAGAAGGAAACCCTAAGGCTAGAGTCTGTGTGAGTGCTGGTCTCTGGTTACTTCCTCACCATCACCATGAAGCCTGTTTTCAAACCCTGAAGACTGGAGTAGCCCTCAGGAGCCGAGCACATTTATTTACATGTAGAATAATTCTTATATGGAATTTAACTCACTTATTTACACTGCTTCTTCCAAAAAGGACTTAATGAGATTCACAAAGGTAAGATAAATGAACAACAATTGAGAAGATGAGGTATGCTATGGGCTTGATAAATGTACCCCAGAGGCCCGTGTGTTCAGTGCTTGGTCCCAGCCTGCTGTGCTTTTGGGAGGTGGTGGGACCTCTAAGAGTGGGGCCTACTGGGAGGTCATAGGGGTATGTGTGGGAGTTATTGGGACTTCAGCCTCTTCTTGTCCCTCTTTAGTCACTGCCATGAGGTGAGTACCCTCCTCTATGatgtgctcccaccatgatgttctatctTGTTACAGGCCAAAAAGCAACGGAGCCACTGAAGCACACAccaaaacctccaaaactgtgagccaaaattaacctttctttataaaaagtttattatcttaggtattttgtaacagtagcagaaagctgactaatacaaagtGAGACGGGAAATAAAACCAAGCCAATCCATTGATCCTAGACATAACAATGTgagtaatagaagcaggctctcaGCTCCATCTGAGTGCAGCAATTTCCAAGATGGACATATGATCAGATGTAAGGCTTGTTCTCTGTGTAAGGAATAATTTCAGTGTTCAGATACAGCACTGACCTCCCAGTTTTGGCACCAGAGAAAACTTTCACCCATGTTCTTCCAAACCATTCTTTTCTAGGAAGTGGTTTCCAGGGATGATTTTCTTCTGACCCTTAATAAAGTCCACTGGCATGCTGTCCCATGTAGCTGAGTAAGGGCAGTTCCGAAAGGCACCAGCAGCACAGCCTTTCCTTTGAGAACAGACTTTGGAGCTCCTAGAGGAATGTTCCTACTGCACATCCTTCATTTATGGAGCCAGCTCTCCATTGACACTATGTCTCCCACCCAGGAAAGGCACTGAACAGCATGTAGCTATACCCTGTGGAGGCCTCAGTGGAGCTATGCAGTTAAGTGCAGAACCCTATGCTTAAGAAAAAATGCTaaactgggggtgggggaggattGACATCTCTGGTGAGAGATGAGGAGGTGATGCGTGGGAGAACCTGTGGGGGCAGGCCAACActctgcttaaaaagtgatttggGGGTGCAGAGTGAAAGACCTGTTGGTGTTTCTTACAGTTTTAGCTCAGCAGGGATGTTCTAAAGGGATGAACGAAGGCTTGGGAAAAGATGCCTCTATCAGTCAAATTCAATGAGTGCCTTCTCACGCAGAAGTTACCTCTGGCTTTTTAAAGATtcaatgttgaaatgtaaatggttACCCAGGCATCTCCCTGCCCCCCATCTTTGcattactaaggattgaacctagggagctTTGACACTGACCTATTTCCCTAgcctttaatttaatttatttattaattttgagtcaaggtctttctaagttgctgaggctggctttgaacttgacaattctcctgcctcagcttcctgagtcacttggATTAGAGGTGTGTATCACATTTAACAAGAGGAACTTGTGAAATGAAGATTTCACCATCTCTTTGTAAAGTTTTCacaaagaattattttaaattgatttGTTCTTCAAGGTGTACACATTTTTAATGTACTTCATAAATCACTAAAATATTTTTGACATAGATAAtgccttttaaaataaagtttgacTTACTGCAGTGTTCTAACTAGAAGACCATATTATTTCTTGCTGAaaaaatttgcttatttttacttacaaattaaaaaaataagaatctaAAAAATTTTTGGAAATCTTAGATTAAAATCTTAATTTAAAAGACTAAAATGTggtggctgaggttgtggcttagtggtagagtgcttgcgtaGCATATGTGACTTCCAGTAGtgatagcacatgcctataatcccggctcaggaggctgaggcaggaggatagcaaattcaaggccaacctcagcaacttagtgaggccctgtctaaaaataaaaggggctgggtgtggggagccactctgaatgGTTCGCGCCTCCCATCCTGGAGCGGAAAGGCTTTGACCGGTCAGTACATCTCATAATGATCTGGATATTGCCCCGTCCAGGAAGTTTGAGGGCGTGTCTTCAGATGTAGGCAAGTCACCCATGGAGATGAGCTACATTCACCTATTCCTTTGTAATACTACCCTTTGCCCTGATTGGATAGAATGTTCCACGGAAACGCCCTTTGTGTGTctccttctcttgctctgcctttgggtgtggccttcctagatgtcagtcaacctgctgacagcagacatcatgaagctagactcaaccccctgaaacctgaccccttgcctcatttgaatggcttctgggggggggggaaggattCAAGCACATgctagatctctctctctctctttctctctttctgcagacccttaaggtcagaggagccatcacaggatcccaaagaaaaaggtatctctttcttatagggttatttcgtgcagcccagttcaccAGGAGTGACCATGAATGTTTTTGTTGCATGGAATGCGACAGCTGGAGATGCAGCTTGTGGTAAAGCAcctttaggttcaatccccagatccaaaagaaaaaagaaataaaaagaaaacccatGACTGTGGTTGGGAATACTGGTCAAGTGGTGGAAAGCTTCTAGTGCAGAACATGGCTTGTCCTGAAGGAGATGTATACAGAACAAGGCTCATTAGCATGGTGACTGGGCAGATGACTTGCTAAGCTTTGGATGGATGAGCAATAATAAGATGGGATGATACTCATTCTTGGGGTGGTTATCATGAACTGGAAGTAAACACTGTATTCAGTGCCAgcacttcttttaaaattttagcttCTCCCAATTCTTCTTGATACTATATTTAGatgtaatatttataatatttctgGCAAATTACTTAACCCCTCTAAATACTTCTTGATCTGTCTCATAGGTGGCTGTAAAGCAAAATAAAGTGAAAGATTCCATGTAAAAAGTTTACTCTAGTGGCTGTCACATCAGTGTTCAATAAAAAACACACAGGCAGTTTACTAGGATGGTAAAGGAGAAAGTTCTGGAGTTATACTCTCCAGCTTCAGACATATTTAAGCCAAAACTGTGCCTGGgaattagttttctattgcttATACATTAGGTGTGTTGAAAAGCCAAGAGCTGACCCAGTCCAGACTTCTTTCATTCATCAACAAATACTGCTTTAATACCTCTCATATACATGTGCTGGGATGTGGGACCACCCAGAAAAATATAAAGGAGAACATTAAGAATGGGACTTTTATCATTTTTGCAttgtcacaatttttttttatttttatttttatgtatcagaGTACTGAATTGCTCAGGAAAGAGTAGGGAACATGCAAAATGGTCAGTACAAAATGATGCCCTAGAAACCAGATCCTTGAAACACTGGGTGGAGATTTCaagcttttttttaaagaaaattgaagagaattaaaaaaaaataaataaataaaacaataattgcCCAAGAAGCCAAAATGGAAACAGGAAACAGCAAGTTGAAGAGCAAATATACTTTGGCTACTCTTGTCCACATTATTTCTTCCTTCTCTGAAGTAGATCAGCATTTATTAACAGCATGAACTTCAGGGTTTGAGTGTCACAGACTGTAGGGCCCTCTAGTTGTACTTAGTGTGAAGGTCTTGTCTTTTAAACAAATAGGACAGGTATGGTCATCAGGTTTGGGATATGGCCTGGTGATGGAGTGGGTACCTATCCAGAATCCTGGGCACAGAGCAGGAGCTGCAGAGATATTTCATGATTGTTTGATTGCAGCTCTTGATAAAACCTTTAACTGGAAGTTTGGCTTTTTGAGTCACATTCTGTATCAAAGCCCTAGAAACTGAAATATGACACTGTATGATATCCTGGGCTTAAAACCTGTGCCTCTATTCTGA containing:
- the LOC143385583 gene encoding histone-lysine N-methyltransferase SETMAR, yielding MAASKEETEALTGLLDVARGLENLPVSAWPPGARPAPFQYTPDHVVGPGADIDPTEITFPGCTCVTTPCVPGTCSCLRHEENYDGSQCLRDMGSSETTYARPVFECNILCQCGEHCRNRVVQRGLEFHLQVFKTEKKGWGLRTLEFIPKGRFVCEYAGEVLGFSEIQRRVRLQTAQDSNYIIAVREHVCDGQVMETFVDPTYVGNAGRFLNHSCEPNLLMIPVRIDSMVPKLALFAAKDIWPGEELSYDYSGRFLNLMDREAKERLHDEKLRKPCHCGAKSCLAFLPYDSSLYCPLEKPDSN